A window of the Streptococcus sp. 116-D4 genome harbors these coding sequences:
- a CDS encoding DUF5626 family protein, producing the protein MKKNFMIFLTAVASLLFLTTFSTTKADENIDNNGSYETRTSLVMKVGDSDTQVFTDNSGQENVITVTKVADGPRTGFRWAQVGSEKANNGTYHISYRRGIFNCGFYITIDTRNITSAYDLWYFHLVGVDSANLVHESNRRATAYFTFQLGVPWINGPSWDGALRAELDADYLVTLVK; encoded by the coding sequence ATGAAAAAGAATTTTATGATTTTCTTAACAGCAGTTGCTAGTTTATTGTTTTTAACAACATTTTCAACTACAAAGGCAGATGAAAATATTGACAATAACGGTAGTTATGAAACAAGAACATCTTTAGTAATGAAAGTTGGGGATTCTGATACACAAGTATTTACAGATAATTCTGGGCAAGAAAATGTAATTACCGTTACAAAGGTTGCTGACGGACCTCGAACCGGTTTTAGATGGGCACAAGTTGGTAGTGAAAAAGCTAATAACGGAACTTATCATATAAGTTACAGACGCGGGATATTTAACTGTGGCTTCTATATCACAATAGATACTCGTAACATTACCAGCGCATATGATTTATGGTATTTCCATCTAGTAGGCGTAGACTCCGCAAATTTAGTGCATGAAAGTAATAGGAGAGCAACAGCATATTTCACATTTCAACTCGGTGTTCCTTGGATTAACGGCCCAAGTTGGGACGGAGCTCTTCGAGCAGAGCTCGACGCAGACTATCTAGTTACACTGGTGAAGTAA
- a CDS encoding ABC transporter ATP-binding protein yields the protein MIEFQNVSKLYGDKEALSNLNLQIENGEIMGLIGHNGAGKSTTIKSLVSIISPSSGRILVDGQELSENRLAIKRKIGYVADSPDLFLRLTANEFWELIASSYDLTSSDLEASLARLLSVFDFAENRYQVIETLSHGMRQKVFVIGALLSDPDIWVLDEPLTGLDPQAAFDLKQMMKEHAQKGKTVLFSTHVLEVAEQVCDRIAILKKGHLIYCGSVEDLRKDHPDQSLESIYLSLAGRKEEVSDASQGH from the coding sequence ATGATCGAATTTCAAAATGTTAGTAAGTTGTATGGTGATAAAGAGGCCTTGAGCAATCTCAATCTGCAGATTGAAAATGGAGAGATTATGGGCTTGATTGGCCATAATGGGGCTGGAAAATCGACCACCATAAAGTCTCTAGTCAGTATCATTTCACCCAGCAGTGGCCGTATTTTGGTAGACGGTCAGGAGTTATCGGAAAATCGCTTAGCAATCAAACGAAAGATTGGCTACGTAGCAGACTCGCCTGACTTATTTTTACGCTTAACGGCCAATGAATTTTGGGAATTGATTGCTTCATCCTATGATCTGACTAGCTCTGACTTGGAGGCTAGTCTAGCTAGGCTATTGAGTGTTTTTGATTTTGCTGAAAATCGCTATCAGGTTATTGAAACTCTTTCTCACGGAATGCGTCAGAAAGTCTTTGTCATCGGGGCACTCTTGTCTGATCCCGATATTTGGGTCTTGGACGAACCATTGACTGGTTTGGATCCCCAGGCTGCCTTTGATTTGAAGCAAATGATGAAGGAGCATGCGCAAAAAGGCAAGACGGTCTTGTTTTCAACTCATGTCCTAGAGGTAGCTGAGCAAGTCTGTGATCGGATTGCCATTTTGAAAAAGGGACATTTGATTTATTGTGGTAGCGTGGAGGACTTGAGAAAAGACCATCCAGACCAGTCTTTGGAGAGTATCTACCTTAGCCTTGCCGGTAGAAAAGAGGAGGTTTCAGATGCGTCTCAAGGTCATTAA
- a CDS encoding ABC transporter ATP-binding protein, translating into MKKPIIEFKNVSKVFEDSNTKVLKDINFELEEGKFYTLLGASGSGKSTILNIIAGLLDATTGDILLDGVRINDIPTNKRDVHTVFQSYALFPHMNVFENVAFPLRLRKVDKKEIEKRVLEVLKMVQLEGYEKRSIRRLSGGQRQRVAIARAIINQPRVVLLDEPLSALDLKLRTDMQYELRELQQRLGITFVFVTHDQEEALAMSDWIFVMNDGEIVQSGTPVDIYDEPINHFVATFIGESNILPGTMIEDYLVEFNGKRFEAVDGGMKPNEPVEVVIRPEDLRITLPEEGKLQVKVDTQLFRGVHYEIIAYDELGNEWMIHSTRKAIVGEEIGLDFEPEDIHIMRLNETEEEFDARIEEYVEIEEQEAGLINAIEEERDEENNL; encoded by the coding sequence TTGAAAAAACCAATTATTGAATTCAAAAACGTATCTAAAGTTTTTGAAGACAGCAACACCAAGGTTCTCAAAGATATCAACTTTGAGTTGGAAGAGGGGAAATTTTATACCCTTCTAGGCGCATCTGGTTCTGGGAAATCAACCATCCTAAACATTATTGCAGGTTTGCTGGATGCGACGACAGGAGATATTTTACTGGACGGTGTCCGCATAAATGATATCCCAACCAATAAGCGAGACGTCCATACGGTCTTCCAATCTTACGCCTTGTTCCCGCACATGAATGTCTTTGAAAATGTTGCCTTTCCATTGCGATTGCGAAAGGTCGATAAAAAAGAAATCGAAAAACGTGTCTTAGAAGTTCTCAAGATGGTACAGCTTGAAGGATATGAAAAGCGTTCTATCCGTAGGTTATCTGGAGGACAACGTCAGCGTGTGGCTATTGCGCGTGCGATTATCAACCAACCCCGTGTAGTTCTCTTGGACGAGCCTTTGTCAGCGCTGGACTTAAAATTGCGAACAGACATGCAATACGAGCTGCGTGAACTGCAACAACGCTTGGGTATTACCTTTGTCTTTGTTACTCACGATCAGGAAGAAGCCTTGGCCATGAGTGACTGGATTTTTGTCATGAATGATGGCGAGATTGTCCAGTCAGGAACACCAGTTGACATCTATGACGAGCCAATCAACCACTTTGTTGCAACCTTTATCGGTGAATCCAATATCCTGCCAGGAACCATGATTGAGGACTACTTGGTCGAGTTCAATGGCAAACGATTTGAAGCGGTCGACGGTGGGATGAAGCCAAATGAGCCAGTTGAAGTCGTGATTCGTCCAGAGGACTTGCGCATTACCCTTCCTGAAGAAGGCAAGCTTCAAGTTAAGGTCGATACCCAGCTTTTCCGTGGGGTTCACTATGAGATTATCGCTTATGATGAACTTGGCAATGAATGGATGATCCATTCAACTCGTAAGGCCATCGTGGGTGAGGAAATCGGTCTGGACTTTGAACCAGAAGACATCCACATCATGCGTCTCAATGAAACAGAAGAAGAGTTCGATGCTCGTATCGAAGAATACGTAGAAATTGAAGAGCAAGAAGCAGGTCTGATTAACGCGATCGAGGAGGAAAGAGATGAAGAAAACAACCTCTAA
- a CDS encoding ABC transporter permease: MKKLSNLYLAFVFIVLYLPIFYLIGYAFNAGDDMNSFTGFSLSHFKTMFGDGRLMLILTQTFFLAFLSALIATIIGTFGAIYIYQSRKKYQEAFLSLNNILMVAPDVMIGASFLILFTQLKFSLGFLTVLSSHVAFSIPIVVLMVLPRLKEMNDDMIHAAYDLGASQFQMFKEIMLPYLTPSIIAGYFMAFTYSLDDFAVTFFVTGNGFSTLSVEIYSRARKGISLEINALSALVFLFSIILVVGYYFISREKEEQA; encoded by the coding sequence ATGAAAAAATTATCAAATCTTTACCTAGCCTTTGTCTTTATCGTCCTTTATTTGCCAATCTTTTACCTGATCGGATATGCCTTCAATGCCGGGGATGATATGAACAGCTTTACAGGCTTTAGCTTGAGCCATTTTAAAACTATGTTTGGCGATGGTCGCCTTATGTTGATCCTCACCCAGACCTTTTTCTTGGCCTTCCTGTCAGCCTTGATTGCGACCATTATCGGGACTTTTGGTGCCATTTACATCTACCAGTCTCGTAAGAAATACCAAGAAGCCTTTCTATCACTCAATAATATCCTCATGGTTGCGCCTGACGTTATGATTGGTGCCAGCTTCTTGATTCTCTTTACCCAACTCAAGTTTTCACTTGGCTTTCTGACAGTTCTTTCTAGTCACGTAGCCTTCTCCATCCCTATCGTGGTCTTGATGGTCTTACCTCGTCTCAAGGAAATGAACGATGACATGATTCATGCGGCCTATGACCTTGGTGCCAGTCAATTTCAGATGTTCAAGGAAATCATGCTTCCTTACCTGACTCCGTCTATCATAGCAGGTTATTTCATGGCCTTCACCTATTCGCTAGATGACTTTGCTGTGACCTTCTTCGTAACGGGAAATGGCTTTTCAACCCTATCCGTCGAGATTTACTCTCGTGCTCGCAAGGGGATTTCCTTAGAAATCAATGCCCTGTCTGCCCTTGTCTTTCTCTTTAGTATTATCCTGGTTGTTGGCTATTACTTTATCTCACGTGAGAAGGAGGAGCAAGCATGA
- the alaS gene encoding alanine--tRNA ligase — protein MKQLSSAQVRQMWLNFWATKGHSVEPSVSLVPVNDPTLLWINSGVATLKKYFDGTIIPENPRITNAQKAIRTNDIENVGKTARHHTMFEMLGNFSIGDYFRDEAITWAYELLTSPEWFDFPAEKLYMTYYPDDKDSYNRWIEVGVDPSHLIPIEDNFWEIGAGPSGPDTEIFFDRGEAFDPENIGIRLLAEDIENDRYIEIWNIVLSQFNADPAVPRSEYKELPHKNIDTGAGLERLVAVIQGAKTNFETDLFMPIIREVEKLSGKVYDQDGDNMSFKVIADHIRSLSFAIGDGALPGNEGRGYVLRRLLRRASMHGQKLGINEPFLYKLVPTVGKIMESYYPEVLEKRDFIEKIVKSEEESFARTLHSGQHFAETIVADLKEKGQSVIAGQDVFKLYDTYGFPVELTEEIAEEAGMTVDREGFEAAMKEQQERARASAVKGGSMGMQNETLQNITVESVFNYNASQLPSKLVAIVVDNTEVEAVSEGTASLIFAETPFYAEMGGQVADHGQILDESGKVVATVTNVQKAPNGQALHTVDVLAPLALNQEYTLAIDTNRRHRVMKNHTATHLLHAALHNILGNHATQAGSLNEVEFLRFDFTHFQAVTAEELRAIEQQVNEKIWEAIAVKTVETDIDTAKEMGAMALFGEKYGKEVRVVTIGDYSVELCGGTHVGNTSEIGLFKIVKEEGIGSGTRRILAVTGKEAFEAYREQEDALKAVAATLKAPQVKEVPHKVEGLQEQLRQLQKENAELKEKAAAAAAGDIFKDVKEVNGHRYIASQVSVSDAGALRTFADNWKQKDYSDLLVLVAAIGDKVNVLVASKTKDLHAGNLVKELAPIVDGRGGGKPDMAMAGGSNQAKIQELLDAVAGKL, from the coding sequence ATGAAACAACTATCTAGTGCACAAGTACGCCAAATGTGGCTTAATTTCTGGGCGACCAAAGGTCACTCAGTAGAACCATCAGTAAGCTTGGTTCCTGTAAATGACCCAACTCTTTTGTGGATCAACTCTGGGGTAGCAACTCTTAAGAAATACTTTGACGGAACCATCATTCCTGAAAATCCACGTATTACCAATGCTCAAAAGGCTATTCGTACCAACGATATTGAAAACGTAGGGAAGACTGCGCGTCACCATACCATGTTTGAAATGTTGGGGAACTTCTCTATCGGGGATTACTTCCGTGATGAAGCGATCACTTGGGCTTATGAGCTTTTGACAAGCCCTGAGTGGTTTGATTTCCCAGCTGAAAAACTTTACATGACCTACTATCCAGATGATAAAGATTCTTACAACCGCTGGATTGAAGTGGGAGTGGATCCAAGTCACTTGATTCCAATCGAGGACAACTTCTGGGAAATCGGTGCGGGACCTTCTGGACCAGATACAGAAATCTTCTTTGACCGTGGAGAAGCTTTTGATCCAGAAAATATCGGTATTCGCCTTCTTGCAGAAGATATCGAAAACGACCGTTATATCGAAATCTGGAACATCGTTTTGTCACAATTTAACGCAGACCCTGCTGTCCCTCGTAGCGAATACAAGGAATTACCACATAAGAACATTGATACGGGCGCTGGTTTGGAGCGTTTGGTGGCGGTTATCCAAGGTGCTAAGACCAACTTTGAAACTGACCTCTTCATGCCGATTATTCGTGAAGTGGAGAAATTATCTGGTAAGGTTTATGACCAAGATGGTGACAACATGAGCTTTAAGGTTATCGCTGACCACATCCGTTCACTTTCATTTGCCATCGGAGATGGTGCCCTTCCAGGAAATGAAGGCCGTGGTTATGTCCTTCGTCGTTTGCTCCGTCGTGCCTCTATGCATGGTCAAAAATTGGGTATCAACGAGCCTTTCCTTTACAAATTGGTTCCAACTGTTGGAAAAATCATGGAAAGCTACTACCCAGAAGTGCTCGAAAAACGTGACTTTATCGAAAAAATTGTCAAGAGCGAGGAAGAGTCATTTGCCCGCACTCTTCACTCAGGTCAACACTTTGCAGAAACTATCGTAGCAGACTTGAAAGAAAAAGGTCAATCTGTCATTGCTGGTCAAGATGTCTTCAAACTTTATGACACTTATGGATTCCCGGTTGAATTGACAGAAGAAATCGCTGAAGAAGCGGGTATGACTGTGGATCGTGAAGGTTTTGAAGCAGCCATGAAAGAGCAGCAAGAACGCGCGCGTGCGTCAGCTGTTAAGGGTGGTTCAATGGGTATGCAAAATGAAACCCTTCAAAACATCACTGTAGAAAGTGTCTTCAACTACAATGCTAGTCAATTGCCTTCTAAGTTAGTGGCTATCGTAGTAGACAATACAGAAGTAGAAGCTGTTTCGGAAGGAACTGCCTCTCTTATCTTTGCGGAAACGCCATTCTATGCTGAAATGGGTGGACAGGTCGCTGACCACGGTCAAATCTTGGATGAGTCAGGTAAGGTTGTGGCTACTGTGACCAATGTTCAAAAAGCACCAAACGGACAAGCTCTTCACACTGTTGATGTTCTTGCACCGCTTGCCTTGAACCAAGAATATACGCTGGCAATTGATACCAATCGTCGTCACCGTGTTATGAAAAACCACACTGCAACTCACTTGCTTCACGCTGCTCTTCACAATATCCTTGGAAACCATGCGACACAAGCAGGGTCTCTTAACGAAGTTGAATTCCTTCGCTTTGACTTTACCCATTTCCAAGCTGTGACTGCTGAAGAATTGCGTGCGATTGAACAACAAGTCAATGAAAAAATCTGGGAAGCCATCGCAGTCAAGACTGTTGAGACTGATATCGACACAGCCAAAGAAATGGGAGCTATGGCCCTCTTTGGTGAGAAATACGGCAAAGAAGTCCGTGTTGTAACGATTGGTGACTACTCAGTTGAACTTTGTGGTGGTACTCACGTAGGTAACACTTCTGAGATTGGCCTCTTCAAGATTGTTAAAGAAGAAGGGATCGGTTCAGGAACTCGCCGTATCTTGGCAGTGACTGGTAAGGAAGCCTTTGAAGCCTACCGTGAACAAGAAGATGCGCTGAAAGCAGTCGCAGCAACCTTGAAAGCACCTCAAGTCAAGGAAGTCCCTCATAAAGTAGAAGGACTTCAAGAGCAACTTCGTCAATTGCAAAAAGAAAATGCTGAGTTGAAGGAAAAAGCAGCAGCAGCTGCCGCAGGCGATATCTTCAAGGATGTCAAGGAAGTCAATGGTCATCGTTACATTGCTAGTCAAGTATCTGTATCTGACGCTGGTGCCCTTCGTACTTTTGCAGATAACTGGAAACAAAAAGACTATTCTGATCTTCTTGTTCTTGTTGCGGCTATCGGTGACAAAGTCAATGTCCTTGTAGCAAGCAAGACAAAAGACCTTCATGCAGGAAACCTTGTCAAAGAATTGGCACCAATCGTCGATGGACGTGGTGGTGGAAAACCAGACATGGCCATGGCAGGAGGAAGCAACCAAGCTAAAATCCAAGAATTGCTGGATGCAGTAGCAGGTAAATTATAA
- a CDS encoding ABC transporter permease codes for MKKTTSKLFVVPYMLWIALFVLAPLVLIFGQSFFNIEGQFSLENYKSYFVSQNLTYLKMSFNSVLYAGVVTLVTLLISYPTALFLTRLKHRQLWLMLIILPTWINLLLKAYAFIGIFGQNGSINQFLEFIGIGSQQLLFTDFSFIFVASYIELPFMILPIFNVLDDMDNNLINASYDLGATKWETFRHVIFPLSMNGVRSGVQSVFIPSLSLFMLTRLIGGNRVITLGTAIEQNFLTNDNYGMGSTIGVILILTMFITMWVTKERRER; via the coding sequence ATGAAGAAAACAACCTCTAAACTCTTTGTAGTGCCCTACATGCTTTGGATTGCGCTCTTTGTCCTGGCACCCTTGGTCTTGATTTTTGGGCAATCCTTTTTCAACATCGAAGGCCAGTTCAGTTTAGAAAACTATAAATCCTATTTTGTGTCACAAAACTTGACCTATCTTAAAATGAGTTTCAACTCGGTTCTTTATGCTGGGGTTGTGACTCTAGTGACACTCTTGATTAGCTATCCAACAGCCCTCTTTTTGACCCGTCTCAAGCACCGTCAACTCTGGCTCATGCTGATTATCCTACCGACTTGGATCAATCTTCTCCTTAAGGCTTATGCCTTTATCGGGATTTTTGGTCAAAATGGTTCTATTAACCAATTCTTGGAATTCATCGGAATCGGTTCACAGCAATTGCTCTTTACCGATTTCTCCTTTATTTTTGTCGCAAGCTATATCGAGCTTCCATTTATGATTTTGCCCATCTTCAATGTTTTGGATGATATGGATAACAATCTCATTAATGCCAGCTATGACCTCGGTGCAACTAAGTGGGAAACCTTCCGCCATGTCATCTTCCCTCTGTCTATGAACGGGGTGCGAAGCGGAGTTCAATCTGTCTTTATCCCAAGCTTGAGTCTCTTCATGTTGACACGTTTGATTGGTGGGAACCGTGTTATTACGCTGGGAACTGCCATCGAGCAAAACTTCCTGACAAATGACAACTACGGTATGGGTTCAACTATCGGTGTGATTCTCATCCTGACCATGTTTATCACTATGTGGGTGACTAAGGAAAGGAGAGAACGATGA
- the murB gene encoding UDP-N-acetylmuramate dehydrogenase, producing the protein MSVREKMLEILEGIDIRFKEPLHSYSYTKVGGEADYLVFPRNRFELARVVKFANQENIPWMVLGNASNIIVRDGGIRGFVILCDKLNNVSVDGYTIEAEAGANLIETTRIALRHSLTGFEFACGIPGSVGGAVFMNAGAYGGEIAHILQSCQVLTKDGEIETMSAQDLAFGYRHSAIQESGAVVLSAKFALAPGTHQIIKQEMDRLTHLRELKQPLEYPSCGSVFKRPVGHFAGQLISEAGLKGYRIGGVEVSEKHAGFMINVADGTAKDYEDLIESVIEKVKEHSGVTLEREVRILGESK; encoded by the coding sequence ATGTCAGTAAGAGAAAAAATGCTTGAAATCTTGGAAGGAATCGATATCCGTTTCAAAGAACCCTTGCATAGCTATAGTTATACAAAAGTAGGTGGAGAGGCTGATTATTTGGTCTTTCCACGAAACCGTTTTGAGTTGGCTCGCGTTGTTAAATTTGCAAATCAAGAAAATATCCCTTGGATGGTTCTTGGAAATGCTAGCAACATTATTGTTCGTGATGGTGGGATTCGTGGATTTGTCATCTTGTGTGACAAGCTCAATAACGTTTCCGTTGATGGCTATACCATTGAAGCTGAAGCTGGTGCCAACTTGATTGAAACAACTCGCATTGCCCTCCGTCATAGTTTGACTGGTTTTGAGTTTGCTTGTGGCATTCCAGGGAGTGTCGGTGGTGCTGTCTTTATGAATGCGGGAGCCTATGGTGGCGAGATTGCCCACATCTTACAGTCTTGTCAGGTCTTGACCAAGGATGGAGAAATCGAGACCATGTCTGCCCAGGACTTGGCTTTCGGGTATCGCCACTCAGCCATTCAAGAGTCTGGTGCAGTTGTCTTGTCAGCTAAATTTGCCCTTGCTCCAGGAACCCATCAGATCATCAAGCAAGAAATGGACCGTTTGACGCACCTCCGTGAACTCAAGCAACCTTTAGAATATCCATCTTGTGGTTCGGTCTTTAAGCGTCCTGTTGGTCATTTTGCAGGTCAATTAATTTCAGAAGCTGGCTTGAAAGGCTATCGTATTGGTGGTGTCGAAGTCTCAGAAAAACACGCAGGTTTTATGATCAATGTTGCTGACGGAACGGCTAAAGACTACGAGGACTTGATTGAGTCTGTGATTGAAAAAGTCAAGGAACACTCTGGCGTTACTCTTGAGAGAGAAGTCCGTATTTTAGGTGAAAGCAAGTAA
- a CDS encoding LURP-one-related/scramblase family protein yields the protein MKTFLVKQKFRLGGERFAIKDDRGEIAYQVEGSFFKIPKTFTIYDDNGEQVSQISKEILTLLPRFEIQLRDGSSFVIRKKLTFWRDKYEFDNLGLRIEGNIWDLDFKLLDDRDQLIAEIKKELFHLTSTYTVTVLEDAYADLVISLCVAIDYVEMLESQSH from the coding sequence ATGAAAACATTTCTTGTCAAACAAAAGTTTCGTCTTGGAGGCGAACGCTTCGCTATCAAGGACGACAGGGGAGAAATCGCCTATCAGGTAGAGGGATCATTCTTTAAGATTCCCAAAACTTTTACCATCTATGATGATAATGGTGAACAGGTCAGTCAGATCAGTAAAGAAATCTTGACCTTGCTTCCTCGTTTTGAGATTCAGCTTCGGGATGGCTCGAGTTTTGTCATTCGTAAGAAGTTGACCTTTTGGCGAGATAAGTATGAGTTTGATAATTTAGGTCTTCGTATCGAGGGTAATATCTGGGATTTGGATTTCAAATTGCTGGATGATCGCGATCAGCTGATTGCGGAAATTAAGAAGGAACTCTTCCATTTGACCTCTACCTATACCGTAACGGTTCTTGAAGACGCTTATGCAGATCTAGTCATTTCCCTCTGTGTCGCGATTGACTATGTGGAAATGCTGGAAAGCCAATCACATTAA
- a CDS encoding ABC transporter substrate-binding protein, with translation MKKLYSFLAGIVAIILVLWGIATHLDSKINSRDSQKLVIYNWGDYIDPELLEQFTEETGIQVQYETFDSNEAMYTKIKQGGTTYDIAIPSEYMINKMKDEDLLVPLDYSKIEGIENIGSEFLNQSFDPNNEYSIPYFWGTLGIVYNETMVDEAPEHWDDLWKPEYKNSIMLFDGAREVLGLGLNSLGYSLNSKDSQQLEETVDKLYKLTPNIKAIVADEMKGYMIQNNAAIGVTFSGEASQMLEKNENLRYVVPTEASNLWFDNMVIPKTVKNQDAAYAFINFMLKPDNALKNAEYVGYSTPNNAAKELLPEEKKEDKAFYPDAETMKHLEVYEKFDHKWTGKYSDLFLQFKMYRK, from the coding sequence ATGAAAAAACTCTATTCATTTTTAGCAGGAATTGTAGCCATTATCCTGGTTTTGTGGGGAATTGCGACTCATCTAGATAGTAAAATCAATAGCCGAGATAGTCAAAAACTGGTTATCTACAACTGGGGGGACTACATCGATCCAGAACTCTTGGAGCAATTCACAGAAGAAACAGGAATTCAAGTCCAGTATGAGACCTTTGACTCCAACGAAGCCATGTATACCAAGATCAAGCAGGGTGGAACGACCTACGATATTGCCATTCCGAGTGAATACATGATCAACAAGATGAAGGATGAGGATCTCTTGGTTCCGCTAGATTATAGCAAGATTGAGGGAATTGAGAATATCGGTTCTGAGTTTCTAAATCAGTCCTTTGACCCAAACAATGAGTACTCTATTCCATACTTCTGGGGAACCTTGGGGATCGTCTACAATGAAACCATGGTAGATGAAGCGCCTGAACACTGGGACGACCTTTGGAAACCAGAATATAAGAACTCCATTATGCTCTTTGATGGGGCGCGTGAAGTGCTTGGTTTAGGTCTTAACTCACTAGGCTACAGCCTCAACTCCAAGGATAGCCAGCAGTTGGAAGAGACAGTGGACAAGCTCTACAAACTGACTCCAAATATAAAGGCTATTGTGGCGGACGAGATGAAGGGTTACATGATTCAGAACAACGCTGCAATCGGTGTGACCTTCTCAGGTGAAGCCAGCCAAATGCTAGAGAAAAATGAAAATCTTCGCTATGTCGTACCGACAGAGGCAAGCAATCTCTGGTTTGACAATATGGTCATTCCTAAGACTGTCAAGAACCAGGATGCGGCCTATGCCTTTATCAACTTTATGTTGAAACCTGACAATGCTCTCAAAAATGCAGAGTATGTCGGTTATTCAACACCAAATAATGCTGCTAAGGAATTGCTCCCAGAGGAGAAAAAAGAAGACAAAGCCTTCTATCCTGATGCTGAAACTATGAAACACCTAGAAGTTTATGAGAAATTTGACCATAAATGGACAGGAAAATATAGCGACCTCTTCCTACAATTTAAAATGTATCGGAAGTAG
- a CDS encoding alpha-amylase — protein sequence MQNQTLMQYFEWYLPHDGQHWTRLAEDAQHLADLGISHVWMPPAFKATNEKDVGYGVYDLFDLGEFNQKGTVRTKYGFKEDYLQTIQALKAQGIQPMADVVLNHKAAADHMEAFQVIEVDPDDRTVELGEPFTINGWTSFTFDGRQDTYNDFHWHWYHFTGTDYDAKRRKSGIYLIQGDNKGWANEELVDNENGNYDYLMYADLDFKHPEVIQNIYDWADWFMETTGVAGFRLDAVKHIDSFFMRNFIRDMKEKYGEDFYVFGEFWNADKEANLDYLEKTEERFDLVDVRLHQNFFEASQAGANYDLRGIFTDSLVELKPDKAVTFVDNHDTQRGQALESTVEEWFKPAAYALILLRQNGLPCVFYGDYYGISGEYAQEDFKEVLDRLLAIRKDLAYGEQNDYFDDANCIGWVRSGAENQSPIAVLISNDQENNKSMFVGQEWANQTFVDLLGNNQGQVTIDEEGYGQFPVSAASVSVWAANTI from the coding sequence ATGCAAAATCAAACACTCATGCAATACTTTGAATGGTATCTGCCCCACGACGGCCAGCACTGGACGCGTCTGGCTGAAGATGCTCAACACCTAGCTGATCTCGGTATCAGTCATGTCTGGATGCCACCAGCTTTCAAGGCGACAAATGAAAAAGATGTCGGCTATGGAGTCTATGACTTATTTGACCTAGGAGAGTTTAATCAAAAAGGAACTGTCCGTACCAAGTATGGTTTTAAAGAAGACTATCTTCAAACCATTCAAGCCCTTAAAGCACAGGGAATTCAACCTATGGCCGATGTGGTGCTCAATCACAAGGCTGCTGCTGATCACATGGAAGCCTTTCAGGTTATCGAAGTGGATCCAGATGACCGTACAGTTGAACTTGGAGAACCCTTCACTATCAATGGCTGGACTAGCTTTACCTTCGATGGACGCCAAGATACCTACAATGACTTCCACTGGCATTGGTACCACTTCACCGGTACAGACTACGATGCCAAACGCCGCAAGTCTGGGATTTATCTCATCCAAGGGGATAACAAAGGCTGGGCTAACGAGGAATTGGTCGATAACGAAAATGGTAACTATGACTACCTCATGTATGCCGACCTAGACTTTAAACATCCCGAAGTCATTCAAAATATCTATGACTGGGCTGACTGGTTCATGGAGACGACTGGTGTGGCTGGTTTCCGCTTGGATGCCGTCAAACACATTGACTCTTTCTTCATGCGCAATTTCATCCGAGATATGAAGGAAAAATACGGTGAGGATTTCTATGTTTTTGGTGAATTTTGGAACGCCGACAAGGAAGCCAATCTAGACTATCTTGAAAAAACAGAAGAACGCTTTGACCTTGTCGATGTTCGTCTCCACCAGAATTTCTTTGAAGCCAGTCAAGCTGGTGCAAACTATGACCTTCGTGGTATTTTCACAGATAGCTTGGTTGAACTCAAGCCCGACAAGGCTGTAACCTTTGTCGACAATCATGATACCCAACGAGGACAAGCCCTTGAGTCTACTGTTGAAGAATGGTTCAAACCAGCAGCTTATGCCCTCATTCTATTACGCCAAAACGGCCTTCCATGTGTCTTTTACGGAGACTACTATGGGATTTCAGGGGAGTATGCTCAAGAAGATTTCAAAGAAGTCCTTGACCGCCTCCTAGCCATCCGAAAAGATTTGGCCTATGGAGAACAAAATGACTACTTTGATGATGCTAACTGTATCGGTTGGGTACGTTCAGGTGCTGAAAATCAATCCCCAATCGCAGTCCTAATCTCAAATGACCAAGAAAATAACAAGTCTATGTTTGTTGGTCAAGAATGGGCTAACCAAACCTTCGTAGATTTACTTGGAAATAATCAAGGTCAAGTTACAATTGATGAGGAAGGTTATGGACAATTCCCTGTCTCAGCTGCTTCGGTAAGTGTCTGGGCAGCTAATACTATTTAA